In a single window of the Malaciobacter mytili LMG 24559 genome:
- a CDS encoding lysozyme family protein encodes MLKLLISLVIIISNLSSTDFSKCTVDYEVMELIAIAEKHKNKEVGYPYLISFNDSLEYSKLLKNHNFKKLDNRTLDCYSINNCTLILDNLISLGITNLDLGPYQFHYKSHKSNKLEEYFILEKSYMKACNFLEKLIKKYGNSYETLAKYHSSTEKFNKNYQNILIDILQNKQKKEQNL; translated from the coding sequence ATGCTAAAATTATTAATATCTCTTGTTATAATAATATCAAATTTGAGTTCAACAGATTTTTCAAAATGTACAGTAGACTATGAAGTCATGGAACTAATAGCAATAGCTGAAAAGCATAAAAATAAAGAAGTTGGATATCCATATTTAATATCATTTAATGACTCATTGGAATATAGTAAATTATTAAAGAATCATAATTTTAAAAAATTAGATAATAGAACATTGGACTGTTATAGTATAAATAATTGTACTTTGATTTTAGATAATTTAATATCATTGGGGATCACTAATTTAGATTTAGGTCCTTATCAATTTCATTATAAATCACATAAATCTAATAAATTGGAAGAATATTTTATATTGGAAAAGAGTTATATGAAAGCTTGTAACTTTTTGGAAAAATTAATAAAAAAGTATGGCAATTCCTATGAAACCCTTGCAAAATATCATTCCTCAACAGAAAAATTTAATAAAAATTATCAAAATATACTTATTGATATTTTACAGAATAAGCAAAAAAAGGAGCAAAATTTATGA